The following coding sequences lie in one Chanos chanos chromosome 4, fChaCha1.1, whole genome shotgun sequence genomic window:
- the ankrd26 gene encoding ankyrin repeat domain-containing protein 26, with the protein MKKIFNFTKKRKGSPSASDAGSSLSIAYDLKEKDLGKVHKAASTGDVAKLKQLAKKNDLNQLDKENRTALHIACASGHTDVVQFLVESKVKLNLCDNQNRSALMKAVQCQQDRCVALLLEHEADPNLVDINGNTALHLAALIPSPAIALLLLDHEANINAQNKEGATPLTLAVEENHAEMVELFLKEGADVNTKNQEQRSPLMIAACNGQISMVRLLLQYDADITAKDDKGWSSDDYAVMNGHHACSHLIIEHGTKRKSLQSPSHSVPDKKKRMSMLSSHTGGADAGFAIAGPALDKDEPGAETKEAGKEREDSSPTNSISRASKSDAADSWLSSDDELDSSPKKPRKVNLKNLISGSKMEERKAVVDPDKSWSGTDTEHDSEEEAMKLPSLTKTPHLNASNLLHQVAPSPASFSKSPQMTSAPFSSSQQLPLGNKLKGNTLKTESLEKEESEDEYDNNDDEGSDEDEDDIEDENEDEEDEEEEENREEDFAHSGDEAEENKDKSFVEGTEAKDLAKNTTMKSDYAVEGKTCVLSDTNEPPLQMKEGDESIIELPTCEVKTLSNDFPLKVDNNLEELGIESFEKVSSLENPADTEHHTVPQHPIYDIPFPRTLNIEDDCLVSAIRVESRFSDEDENDDQVSDFNMSVPVESKTSLYPGNVSNQLISHDENGDDEDWDDNSDAEDAEKLLEVEPKDANDNALNSSDILETPVLVEPSPAGADQTNDADSTEEKNGRDDKDSDSDEEIYKINSVSPASGPPLRDQKSPVDFGDKKDEGKEQKEAMEEKHLDCEEESDKLGETDVPLFPQLQISQTTPADTFLGESDDNSDTDSDDKKDLKVLGESEKTSNLVLALRRKGEVDSPVDSWGDGSWGDEVSKRSSPEMELQDKQRLDKMPPCTKKNEISDELKAENDDSSESSSSELHEPQPFSSPTHEENSEDTVKVENLEPINLPVSTNAGHCDDPYDVSDNFGQQHEHVVAEEQHMSDREEASDNSDSLIHEMQYDFASETGENDDEKLSDSETENEMPSQKGSFMASPKHSAFPSPKHSTNKELSDEEEVPWTVIDDVDLTDPSENVFHHTLASDSEKEKDSPNEEDEDGDENDEEIEQEDNEQTEHGEKSDIGINSSAPNIVVSKDEQRDFLSELGLEKGDDEEDSNWDSESASDNSGTQQVDGPNSSSKSQNGISRDDDDDDEDDDDDDEDNEVEEAEMIHRKPVSVLCKMVKSTTEADKKTDLMEELGLGDVDDLEDASDWDSNSTTSKTGPVHKLEEELVSENPVLPAVHEQEPDTPSLGPQRSPIPERREPTPSKTPPLPSPRYLTPQSCVPPHPQPRTNNPFQRPSNEEESDFDTDNTATSNLEKSTNPPPDMAETEAVSRSDTLPDKSSMGERENNCSVEEEKHSEQEALDAAELNVSNTGCFGSLELHAHGTEDKDEDDWDVDDNKEEDLKETLWKRCERIWVDKEKKQLNTDYKNVATELKEKFGEVDHMEQEKKIDDEEQKGEQGRMEISEKVEDSHSTVEEESSEEDEGEPIVRPIARARSKVLLPIPEQRESGPEDSLGTDVSETGKENLCQSAATDQNSQVLSSEPTRNFQTVETVEHERGNVEPSSDNSEDYFSALSKTKANTGFIDESNPKSKVDSLEDAEKLNEKEPLLSVEIVPSQLGVAPLSPLDEPEEKLQRFTHESGEQKETSMKKESASSAFWNVFEPSAEVQLDQEKGRKDDTSHGNPNPNLQEKDGTDLLQREENLNRRDNVAKMQQTGNPKSIDRITVHEEEEEEEGKAVGSQGIPLIPALKQDKSTRHVIHLNGDLISVFDDSSLSEVSEEERRSPSSGPRSKKLEADKELEVAEDFDDLTQSSDTATEELDNPVSGYHHASLLIKQLDSCSIDSVSMVKLQNMFHEYERTIHRERSRYSRLVDKNAQLEQERNELKLLLEETRDGKSNLEHFRVELEIDLNNLKFVLKQEQEKHKSTSMLYEKTREQLKRKEAQHRAESEERQKVELSRRDMELEMRALVNNIKQLEADRSELQRLLAHERNARALQEELLSSHLRKQQDIEEENLKNLNKSNEAVPQLTEASDREKELIQQSHALQEEVTSLRAELERIRSSARQEEARILEERDTLQERLEDARRDLKLSEEALTQTVFQYNNQLTTLKAECSVATSKLEHERQAHQQLEAEVETLRTRLQAALQEAEKCQVERAEAERALQRERSEHQWVQDKHVAETNTQRNAVQSLSQKLGKAEARTNSLENECHHMSMALVEKGVLIETLTREREQAQARVKELEGVLQNEREQATRANARQEATQERLAQAQSETALLRQQLEEAQNKGSAKDKAVTDVQERFSDILAKLRSDGEERIQLVEERSKELAAKNAELRECNYRLEQEKTEREASMRQLQQELADSLKKLSMCEANLEVNTRYRRDLEEEKTRTLQDLERLKGKLREAEEQNMQAERKISSLRSSLDDKEREVIATSLKLQEALSSKEATDQTTKQLEEAIQRLEIENARLEAATKQQTNRIEALQKGAQEAAVPSDSSPGHGVRNRLEDLVANLQSSKMSLEDQLNQQVQKQHVLSSNAHDSQTLWEEELKSRSRLGLRLSELEKEKGELHNLMEIEKKKVKKIAEQKKSVDARLDQEMKRNSELQKEMYRLRTLVKTAKKKLREQDGAELGSPLTSLRGDMLYRQSEADGATSRLKSKVDELQVQLDKEVLRCSKLEEVNGQLKEQLSSLKGLKSSHERMEKSKRQLEEQLWSMRRQLEAGVMDQSQAEEYRRQTEERARQEIRHKLEEVNLFLQTQAASQEALEQMKAANEASQRAQLEQRIKDLESELARLRNTQQESIGRRESVRTELERYRQLYADELCLRKSLAAKLDRANERLAEANTKLLTERQRSKSLITSSIVNSSLAAPQLDMGSLGSVGMYGATLGPLNSSLGLGSPVLGSAGESHNKRVETYLAKMQTELEKNISKELDYATAELEGSSVRMSPVGSASGSQRSLNVELDPVSRATQQYLEVLKKNHMI; encoded by the exons GTCCCCCTTGATGATTGCTGCATGCAATGGACAGATCAGCATGGTGCGACTGCTTTTACAGTATGATGCTGACATCACTGCCAAGGATGATAAAGGCTGGTCATCGGATGACTATGCTGTTATGAATGGCCATCATGC CTGTTCACACCTTATCATAGAACATGGGACCAAGAGGAAATCCTTGCAGTCTCCATCCCATTCCGTCCCTGACAAAAAGAAGCGAATGTCCATGTTGAGCAGTCACACAGGAGGTGCTGATGCAGGTTTTGCTATTGCTGGACCTGCCTTAGACAAAGATG AACCAGGAGCAGAGACAAAAGAAGCAGGGAAAG aaagagaagacagttCACCTACCAACTCCATTAGTAG AGCATCAAAAAGTGACGCTGCTGACTCATGGCTCTCATCAGATGATGAGCTGGATTCAAGTCCAAAG aaacCCCGAAAGGTAAACCTAAAGAATCTAATTAGTGGCTCAAAGatggaagaaagaaagg CTGTAGTGGATCCTGACAAGTCATGGAGTGGAACAGACACTGAGcatgacagtgaggaggaagCTATGAAACTCCCATCACTTACCAAAACTCCCCACTTGAATGCCTCCAATCTCCTCCACCAAGTAGCTCCTTCCCCCGCTTCCTTTTCCAAATCTCCTCAGATGACCTCAGCCCCATTCAGCAGTTCCCAACAG TTACCCCTTGGTAACAAGCTAAAAGGCAACACCTTGAAAACAGAAAGCCTGGAGAAAGAAGAGTCAGAGGATGaatatgataataatgatgatgaaggcagcgatgaggatgaggatgacaTAGAGGATGAGAATGAGGATGaa gaggatgaagaggaagaggaaaataGAGAAGAAGATTTTGCCCATAGTGGTGATGAAGCTGAAGAGAATAAAGACAAAAGTTTTGTGGAAGGTACTGAAGCAAAGGATTTGGCCAAAAACACCACCATGAAGAGTGATTATGCTGTTGAAGGGAAAACTTGTGTGCTGTCGGATACAAATGAGCCACCTCTACAAATGAAAGAAGGGGATGAGTCCATCATAGAGCTCCCTACTTGTGAGGTGAAAACACTCTCAAATGACTTCCCTCTCAAAGTTGATAATAATTTAGAAGAGCTAGGTATAGAATCCTTTGAGAAAGTCAGTAGCTTAGAAAACCCAGCTGACACCGAGCATCATACAGTTCCACAGCATCCTATCTATGATATTCCGTTCCCAAGGACATTGAATATAGAGGATGACTGTCTTGTATCTGCCATTCGGGTAGAATCAAGGTTTTCTGATGAGGACGAAAATGATGATCAGGTCTCTGACTTTAACATGAGTGTTCCAGTGGAATCCAAGACATCTCTCTATCCAGGCAATGTATCAAATCAGTTGATTAGCCACGATGAAAATGGGGATGATGAAGACTGGGATGACAACAGTGATGCTGAGGATGCTGAGAAACTGTTGGAAGTGGAACCTAAGGATGCTAATGACAATGCGCTGAATTCATCAGATATTTTAGAAACACCAGTACTTGTAGAGCCAAGTCCTGCAGGAGCTGATCAGACCAATGATGCTGATTcaactgaagagaaaaatgggAGAGATGACAAAGATAGTGACTCTGATgaagaaatatataaaattaaTAGTGTGTCACCGGCTTCGGGTCCACCTCTGCGAGATCAGAAAAGTCCAGTGGATTTTGGTGATAAGaaagatgaaggaaaagaacaaaaggaggCCATGGAAGAGAAACATCTAGACTGTGAAGAAGAGTCAGATAAGCTAGGAGAGACAGACGTTCCCTTGTTCCCACAGTTACAGATATCTCAAACTACGCCTGCCGATACATTCCTGGGAGAATCAGATGATAACAGTGACACAGACTCAGATGATAAAAAAGACTTAAAAGTACTTGGTGAAAGTGAGAAAACATCAAATTTAGTTCTTGCACTAAGAAGAAAGGGTGAAGTGGATTCTCCTGTTGATTCTTGGGGTGATGGATCATGGGGAGATGAAGTATCTAAGAGGTCATCTCCAGAAATGGAGTTGCAAGACAAACAAAGACTAGATAAGATGCCTCCCtgcacaaagaaaaatgaaattagtgaTGAGCTGAAAGCTGAGAATGATGATAGTTCAGAAAGCTCGTCATCAGAATTACATGAGCCACAGCCTTTTTCATCCCCAACTCATGAGGAAAATTCTGAGGATACTGTGAAAGTGGAGAACCTTGAGCCTATCAATTTGCCTGTGTCCACAAATGCTGGACATTGTGATGATCCGTATGATGTTAGTGACAATTTTGGCCAACAGCATGAACATGTTGTAGCCGAGGAACAACATATGAGTGACCGAGAGGAGGCGAGTGATAATTCTGACAGTCTAATACATGAAATGCAATATGACTTTGCCAGTGAAACTGGagagaatgatgatgaaaagCTCTCAGATTCTGAAACTGAGAATGAAATGCCAAG CCAAAAAGGCTCCTTTATGGCAAGTCCCAAACACTCAGCCTTCCCAAGCCCGAAACACTCAACAAACAAAGAGCTGTCTGATGAAGAGGAAGTCCCTTGGACAGTTATCGATGACGTTGATCTCACTGACCCCTCTGAGAATGTATTTCACCATACTTTGGCCAGTGACTCAGAAAAG GAGAAGGACTCGCCTAatgaagaggatgaggatggtgatgaaaatgatgaagaaaTAGAACAGGAAGACAATGAGCAGACTGAACATGGCGAGAAGTCTGATATTGGCATAAATTCGTCAGCACCAAATATTGTAGTCTCCAAAGATGAGCAAAGAg ATTTTCTGTCTGAGTTGGGTCTGGAAAAGGGAGATGACGAAGAGGACTCTAATTGGGACTCTGAG tctGCCTCTGACAATTCAGGAACACAACAGGTTGATGGTCCTAACTCATCTTCCAAGTCACAAAATGGCATTTCCAGG gatgatgatgatgacgatgaagatgatgatgatgacgatgaagatAATGAAGTTGAGGAG GCTGAAATGATACACAGGAAGCCAGTGTCTGTATTGTGTAAGATGGTGAAATCCACAACGGAAGCTGATAAGAAGACAG ATCTTATGGAAGAACTTGGTTTGGGTGATGTTGATGACCTAGAAG ATGCTTCTGACTGGGACTCCAACAGCACAACCAGTAAGACGGGACCAGTCCACAAACTTGAGGAGGAGCTAGTTTCTGAAAACCCTGTTCTACCAGCTGTCCATGAGCAGGAGCCAGATACCCCAAGCCTTGGACCACAGAGGAGTCCCATTCCAGAAAGAAGGGAACCAACTCCTTCCAAGACCCCACCACTACCCAGCCCACGCTACCTCACCCCCCAATCCTGTGTGCCACCACATCCCCAACCACGCACAAACAACCCATTCCAGAGGCCCAGCAATGAGGAAG aaTCAGACTTCGATACAGACAACACTGCTACCTCCAATCTAGAGAAGTCCACGAACCCACCGCCAGATATGGCTGAGACCGAAGCTGTGTCACGGTCTG ACACCCTACCAGATAAATCCtcaatgggagagagagagaacaactgcAGTGTTGAGGAGGAAAAGCATTCAGAGCAG GAGGCATTAGATGCAGCTGAGTTAAATGTAAGTAACACGGGTTGCTTTGGCTCTTTGGAATTACATGCTCATGGAACTGAGGACAAAGATGAGGATGACTGGGATGTGGATGATAATAAGGAGGAGGATCTTAAAGAAACTCTTTGGAAACGTTGTGAGAGGATTTGGgtggacaaagagaaaaagcagcTGAACACCGACTACAAAAACGTCGCTACAGAACTTAAAGAAAAATTTGGAGAAGTAGATCATATggagcaagaaaagaaaattgatgATGAAGAACAGAAAGGAGAGCAAGGAAGAATGGAGATAAGTGAAAAAGTGGAGGATTCTCATAGCACAGTAGAGGAGGAGTCCAGCGAAGAGGATGAGGGCGAACCGATAGTGAGACCCATTGCTCGGGCAAGAAGTAAGGTCCTATTGCCCATACCTGAACAGAGGGAGTCTGGACCTGAGGACTCTCTGGGCACTGATGTTAGTGAGACTGGAAAAGAAAACCTCTGTCAAAGTGCTGCTACAGACCAGAACTCACAGGTTTTGTCTTCAGAGCCCACAAGAAACTTTCAGACAGTTGAGACTGTGGAACATGAAAGAGGAAATGTGGAGCCTAGTTCTGATAACAGTGAAGATTATTTTTCTGCCTTAAGTAAAACCAAAGCAAATACGGGCTTTATAGATGAGTCTAATCCTAAATCCAAAGTAGACAGTCTGGAGGATGCTGAAAAACTGAATGAGAAGGAGCCTTTGCTCAGCGTGGAAATAGTCCCCTCACAGCTTGGAGTGGCTCCATTGAGCCCATTAGATGAACCTGAGGAGAAACTGCAAAGGTTCACACATGAG TCTGGTGAACAAAAGGAAACATCCATGAAAAAGGAGTCTGCATCCAGTGCTTTCTGGAATGTTTTCGAGCCAAGTGCAGAAGTGCAACTTGACcaagaaaaagggaggaaagATGACACCAGCCATGGTAACCCAAACCCCAACCTACAGGAGAAGGATGGAACAGACTTGCTTCAAAGGGAGGAAAATTTGAACAGAAGGGACAATGTTGCAAAGATGCAGCAGACAGGAAATCCAAAGAG CATTGACAGGATCACAGTgcatgaagaggaggaagaggaagaggggaaaGCTGTAGGTAGCCAGGGGATCCCACTGATACCTGCCTTGAAGCAGGATAAATCCACCCGGCATGTGATCCACCTTAATGGAGACCTCATCTCAGTATTTGATGATAGTTCTTTAAGTGAGGTGTCTGAGGAAGAAAGAAG GTCTCCATCTTCAGGTCCTAGGAGTAAAAAG CTGGAGGCTGATAAAGAGCTGGAGGTGGCAGAGGACTTTGATGATCTGACCCAGTCTTCAGACACTGCAACTGAGGAATTAGACAATCCTGTGTCAGGCTACCATCATGCCTCTCTGCTTATCAAACAGCTTGATTCCTGCTCAATAG ACTCCGTAAGCATGGTTAAACTACAGAACATGTTCCATGAGTATGAGCGCACTATCCACCGTGAGCGGAGCCGTTATAGCCGATTGGTGGATAAGAATGCACAGCTAGAGCAGGAACGAAATGAACTCAAGCTCTTATTGGAAGAGACCAGAGACGGCAAGTCCAATCTGGAGCACTTCAGGGTCGAGCTGGAGATAGATCTCAATAATCTtaa aTTTGTACTGAAGCAGGAGCAAGAGAAGCACAAGAGCACCTCCATGTTGTACGAAAAGACCCGGGAACAGCTTAAAAGAAAGGAAGCACAACATCGTGCTGAGTCAGAGGAGAGGCAGAAGGTGGAGCTTTCCAGGAGAGATATGGAGCTGGAAATGAGGGCTCTGGTTAACAATATAAAACAG CTGGAGGCAGACAGGAGTGAGTTGCAGCGCCTGCTGGCTCACGAACGAAATGCCCGCGCTCTGCAAGAGGAGCTCCTCAGCAGCCATTTGCGCAAGCAGCAGGACATCGAGGAGGAGAACCTGAAGAATCTCAACAAGAGTAATGAG GCTGTGCCCCAGCTGACAGAAGCCAGTGACCGGGAGAAGGAGCTGATCCAACAGAGCCATGCTCTTCAGGAGGAAGTGACCTCACTGCGGGCTGAGTTGGAACGCATCCGCTCCAGCGCCCGCCAGGAGGAAGCCCGCATcttagaggagagagacaccCTCCAGGAGCGTCTGGAAGATGCCCGGCGTGACCTCAAGCTCAGCGAAGAGGCTTTAACCCAGACGGTTTTCCAGTACAACAACCAGCTCACCACACTTAAGGCAGAGTGCTCAGTGGCCACCTCCAAGCTTGAGCATGAGCGGCAGGCACACCAGCAGCTGGAGGCCGAAGTGGAGACACTGCGGACTCGACTACAGGCAGCACTGCAGGAGGCAGAAAAGTGCCAG GTGGAGCGCGCTGAAGCCGAGCGGGCCCTACAGCGGGAGCGCAGTGAACACCAGTGGGTGCAGGACAAGCACGTGGCCGAAACCAACACTCAGCGTAAcgccgtccagtctctctcacagaagCTTGGCAAGGCAGAGGCTCGTACCAACAGCCTCGAGAACGAGTGCCACCACATGTCCATGGCCCTGGTGGAGAAGGGCGTGCTGATTGAGACCCTGACACGCGAGCGGGAGCAGGCCCAGGCGCGGGTGAAAGAACTAGAAGGGGTGCTTCAGAACGAGCGTGAGCAGGCAACCCGAGCAAACGCCAGGCAAGAGGCCACGCAGGAGAGACTGGCCCAGGCGCAAAGCGAGACGGCACTGCTCCGGCAGCAGCTGGAGGAAGCCCAGAACAAAGGCTCTGCTAAAGACAAAGCCGTGACGGACGTGCAAGAGCGATTCAGTGATATACTGGCAAAGTTGCGCTctgatggagaggagaggattcagctggtggaggagaggagtaaAGAACTGGCAGCCAAGAATGCCGAGCTCCGAGAATGTAACTACAGACTAGAACAGGAGAAGACCGAAAGGGAG GCCTCTATGAGACAGCTGCAGCAGGAGCTGGCTGACTCTTTGAAGAAGCTCTCAATGTGTGAAGCAAATTTAGAGGTCAACACCCGCTATCGCCGtgacctggaggaggagaaaacacGCACACTACAGGACTTGGAGAGATTAAAAGGAaag tTGCGAGAGGCTGAGGAACAGAACATGCAAGCTGAGAGAAAAATCAGCAGCTTGAGAAGTAGTCTAGACGATAAAGAACGTGAGGTTATTGCTACCTCTCTCAAACTGCAGGAGGCTCTGTCTTCCAAAGAAGCTACTGACCAGACTACCAAGCAGCTGGAAGAGGCTATCCAGAG GTTAGAGATTGAAAACGCCAGATTAGAGGCAGCTACCAAACAGCAGACCAATCGTATTGAGGCACTTCAGAAAGGCGCCCAGGAGGCTGCTGTG CCATCAGACTCATCACCTGGACATGGG GTCAGGAATCGTTTGGAGGACTTGGTTGCAAACTTACAAAGCAGCAAGATGTCCTTGGAGGACCAACTTAATCAACAG GTGCAGAAGCAGCATGTGCTGTCCAGCAACGCCCACGACTCACAGACACTATGGGAGGAAGAGCTGAAAAGCCGTTCTCGGCTTGGCTTACGACTCTCTGAGctggagaaggaaaaaggagaaCTTCACAATCTT ATGGAAATCGAGAAGAAGAAGGTGAAAAAGATAGCAGAGCAGAAGAAGTCAGTAGATGCCCGGCTGGACCAGGAGATGAAAAGAAATTCTGAGCTACAGAAAGAGATGTACAG GTTGAGGACACTGGTAAAGACTGCTAAAAAGAAACTGAGGGAACAAGATGGTGCTGAGCTGGGATCTCCCCTGACCAGTCTGAGAGGAGACATGCTGTACAGACAAAGTGAGGCAGACGGTGCTACCAGCAGGTTGAAATCCAAG GTGGATGAGCTACAGGTACAGTTAGATAAGGAGGTCTTGCGCTGTTCCAAGCTAGAGGAGGTCAATGGACAGCTTAAGGAGCAGCTCTCCTCTCTGAAAGGCCTGAAAAGCAGTCACGAGCGGATGGAAAAGAGCAAAAGGCAACTGGAGGAGCAGCTGTGGAGCATGCGTCGGCAGTTGGAGGCAGGTGTGATGGATCAAAGCCAGGCTGAGGAGTACCGTCgccagacagaggagagggcacGCCAGGAGATCCGCCACAAGCTGGAGGAGGTCAACCTGTTTCTTCAG ACACAGGCTGCATCTCAGGAGGCGTTAGAACAAATGAAAGCTGCAAATGAGGCCAGCCAGCGGGCTCAGTTGGAGCAACGTATCAAGGACTTAGAGAGTGAGCTTGCGCGCCTTCGGAACACACAGCAAGAAAGCATTGGCCGGCGTGAGTCCGTGCGTACCGAGCTTGAACGTTATCGCCAGCTGTACGCTGATGAACTATGTCTCCGCAAAAGTCTTGCAGCCAAGTTGGACAG GGCCAATGAACGGCTGGCGGAGGCCAACACTAAACTCCTCACTGAGAGGCAGCGCAGCAAGTCGCTCATCACAAGTAGCATTGTCAACAGCAGCCTCGCTGCTCCCCAACTGGACATGGGTTCTCTGGGATCAGTGGGGATGTATGGGGCCACATTGGGACCCCTAAACAGTAGTCTGGGCCTGGGATCACCTGTCCTGGGTTCAGCTGGGGAATCTCACAACAAACGTGTGGAGACCTACCTGGCAAAG ATGCAGACTGAATTGGAGAAAAATATATCAAAGGAGTTGGACTATG ctacagcagagctggagggcagttcagtgcgTATGTCTCCCGTGGGCTCGGCCAGTGGTTCTCAGAGGAGCCTGAATGTGGAGCTTGACCCAGTAAGCAGGGCTACTCAGCAGTACCTGGAGGTCCTCAAGAAGAACCACATGATCTGA